A genomic window from Populus nigra chromosome 7, ddPopNigr1.1, whole genome shotgun sequence includes:
- the LOC133699471 gene encoding extra-large guanine nucleotide-binding protein 1-like isoform X2, with product MAGVLRKFLPIQSPIHVEKEDDDDKIKNLEYSFALPYSGPLLTCDVPQAVPIDFRQIPIASPAIGSGSLLTDVSLPVVQPIEKSHRKLSKKPNLVSDRTVCLETDGGMDGNGMPCEASRVDDSSSSLCAKDDERGPKLSDGIQSSGRLDFFSGCGSSGELPRSLEVSELPDNGSENEGRDFYDYMNPANYESIGSESSHSNSSEIFSCQEEDHNEEAPGHVRRPSIVTFRDPESNDVVDNESDVSNTDSSVHERHIAVRPGKKGTCYRCMKGSRLTEKEVCIVCDAKYCSNCVIRAMGSMPEGRKCVTCIGKRIDESRRKTLGKCSRMLKHLLAVVEVEQIMRSERSCVVNQLPPELIYVNRQRLSKQELFLLLTCPNPPKKLKPGNYWYDKVSGLWGKEGHKPCQIISPQLTVGGHIQDGASNGNTSIMINNRKITKAELIMLQWAGVKCEGATHLWVSADGAYQEEGMNNIKGKLWNKTGIKLICAVLSLPTPPNSVSPSGEGVNDVMANNLEQKTLYKLLLVGLEKSGTCTIFKQARIVYSVPFSEDERQSIKSIIQCNLYGYLGILLEGRERFEEECLIDKRRKVVHRHDSLGQIDCKTIYSIGPRLKAFSDWLLQVIASGNLESMIPAAAREYAPFVEELWRDGAFQATYNRRNELELLPRVATYFLERAVEVARPDYQPSDMDILYAEGFSSSKGLSSMEFSFPKVAPDFCENIGYQHDPLLRSVLFANCRLHFLRD from the exons ATGGCTGGGGTTTTGAGGAAATTTTTGCCTATTCAGTCTCCGATTCATGTAGAAAAGGAGGATGATGACGACAAGATTAAAAACTTGGAATACTCATTTGCCTTGCCATATTCTGGCCCTCTGCTTACTTGTGATGTTCCTCAAGCAGTGCCTATTGATTTTAGGCAGATCCCAATTGCTTCTCCTGCGATCGGTTCTGGCTCTTTGTTGACTGATGTTTCATTGCCAGTTGTGCAGCCTATTGAAAAGTCTCACAGGAAACTGTCGAAGAAGCCAAACTTAGTCTCAGATAGGACTGTTTGCTTAGAAACGGATGGTGGCATGGATGGAAATGGCATGCCATGTGAAGCATCTAGAGTAGATGACTCGAGTTCTTCGCTTTGTGCAAAAGATGACGAGCGCGGACCAAAGTTATCTGATGGAATACAAAGTTCTGGTAGATTGGATTTTTTCAGTGGTTGTGGTAGTTCTGGTGAATTACCACGAAGCTTGGAAGTGTCGGAATTGCCTGATAACGGTAGCGAAAATGAAGGTCGAGACTTTTACGATTATATGAATCCCGCAAATTATGAATCGATAGGATCTGAAAGCTCACACAGTAATTCATCTGAGATTTTTTCTTGCCAAGAGGAGGATCATAATGAAGAAGCTCCTGGCCATGTCAGAAGGCCATCAATTGTAACTTTCCGTGACCCTGAATCAAATGATGTAGTGGACAATGAATCTGATGTATCTAACACTGACAGTAGTGTCCATGAGAGGCATATAGCTGTAAGGCCTGGGAAGAAAGGGACATGCTATCGTTGCATGAAGGGAAGTAGGCTTACGGAGAAGGAGGTTTGCATTGTTTGTGATGCAAAATACTGTTCAAATTGTGTGATAAGAGCTATGGGATCAATGCCAGAAGGAAGAAAATGTGTTACATGCATTGGTAAGAGGATTGATGAGTCAAGGCGAAAGACCTTGGGTAAATGCTCTCGGATGCTAAAGCATCTGTTGGCTGTGGTCGAAGTTGAACAGATAATGCGTTCTGAGAGATCATGTGTGGTGAATCAGCTACCACCAGAACTCATTTATGTAAATCGACAGCGTCTTTCCAAACAGGAGTTATTCCTACTGCTGACCTGTCCAAACCCAcccaaaaaactaaaaccagGAAACTATTGGTACGATAAAGTATCTGGTTTATGGGGAAAG GAAGGACACAAGCCTTGTCAAATAATCAGTCCCCAATTGACTGTCGGGGGTCACATCCAGGACGGTGCTAGCAATGGAAATACGAGCATAATGATAAATAATCGCAAGATAACTAAAGCAGAGCTCATTATGCTGCAG TGGGCAGGGGTGAAATGTGAAGGAGCAACTCACCTTTGGGTTAGTGCAGACGGGGCTTACCAGGAAGAGGGAATGAAtaacataaaaggaaaattatgGAATAAG ACTGGAATAAAGCTAATTTGTGCTGTCCTGTCTCTGCCAACTCCTCCTAATTCTGTCAGTCCAAGTGGGGAAGGAGTGAATGATGTTATGGCAAACAACCTCGAGCAGAAAACACTCTATAAGCTTCTTCTGGTTGGTCTTGAAAAATCCGGCACATGTACCATATTTAAACAG GCAAGAATTGTATACAGCGTTCCTTTTTCTGAAGATGAGCGTCAAAGTATCAAGTCTATTATTCAATGCAATTTGTATGGCTATCTGGGTATACTGCTTGAGGGGCGTGAAAGATTTGAAGAAGAATGCTTGATTGATAAAAGACGAAAGGTTGTGCACCGGCATGATTCTTTAG GTCAGATTGACTGTAAAACAATCTATTCTATTGGCCCAAGACTGAAAGCTTTCTCAGATTGGCTCCTCCAAGTAATAGCATCTGGCAATTTAGAATCCATGATCCCTGCTGCTGCTCGTGAATACGCACCTTTCGTTGAGGAGTTGTGGAGAGATGGAGCCTTCCAAGCCACATACAACAGGAGGAATGAACTCGAATTGCTACCAAGGGTTGCTACTTATTTCTTAGAACGG GCTGTTGAGGTTGCAAGGCCAGACTATCAGCCATCTGATATGGACATCTTGTATGCTGAGGGTTTTAGTTCATCCAAAGGGCTTTCTAGTATGGAATTTTCATTTCCTAAGGTGGCTCCAGATTTTTGCGAGAATATTGGCTATCAGCATGATCCCTTGCTGAGGTCAGTTCTATTTGCAAATTGCCGATTACATTTTTTGCGTGATTGA
- the LOC133699471 gene encoding extra-large guanine nucleotide-binding protein 1-like isoform X1 — protein MAGVLRKFLPIQSPIHVEKEDDDDKIKNLEYSFALPYSGPLLTCDVPQAVPIDFRQIPIASPAIGSGSLLTDVSLPVVQPIEKSHRKLSKKPNLVSDRTVCLETDGGMDGNGMPCEASRVDDSSSSLCAKDDERGPKLSDGIQSSGRLDFFSGCGSSGELPRSLEVSELPDNGSENEGRDFYDYMNPANYESIGSESSHSNSSEIFSCQEEDHNEEAPGHVRRPSIVTFRDPESNDVVDNESDVSNTDSSVHERHIAVRPGKKGTCYRCMKGSRLTEKEVCIVCDAKYCSNCVIRAMGSMPEGRKCVTCIGKRIDESRRKTLGKCSRMLKHLLAVVEVEQIMRSERSCVVNQLPPELIYVNRQRLSKQELFLLLTCPNPPKKLKPGNYWYDKVSGLWGKEGHKPCQIISPQLTVGGHIQDGASNGNTSIMINNRKITKAELIMLQWAGVKCEGATHLWVSADGAYQEEGMNNIKGKLWNKTGIKLICAVLSLPTPPNSVSPSGEGVNDVMANNLEQKTLYKLLLVGLEKSGTCTIFKQARIVYSVPFSEDERQSIKSIIQCNLYGYLGILLEGRERFEEECLIDKRRKVVHRHDSLGQIDCKTIYSIGPRLKAFSDWLLQVIASGNLESMIPAAAREYAPFVEELWRDGAFQATYNRRNELELLPRVATYFLERAVEVARPDYQPSDMDILYAEGFSSSKGLSSMEFSFPKVAPDFCENIGYQHDPLLRYQLIRVHPTTLGGNCKRLEMFEDVDVVLFCVSLIDYDEFSEDKNGVLINKMIASRQLFERTATHPTFEEKKFLLILNKFDLLEEKIEQVPLTQCEWFDDFNPVIGYNPNSSSSTNPSLARRASQYIAVKFKRLFRDLTDRKLFVSLATGLEPDNVDEAFKYAREVLKWEQEELNYPNNELSSTSIEASSSS, from the exons ATGGCTGGGGTTTTGAGGAAATTTTTGCCTATTCAGTCTCCGATTCATGTAGAAAAGGAGGATGATGACGACAAGATTAAAAACTTGGAATACTCATTTGCCTTGCCATATTCTGGCCCTCTGCTTACTTGTGATGTTCCTCAAGCAGTGCCTATTGATTTTAGGCAGATCCCAATTGCTTCTCCTGCGATCGGTTCTGGCTCTTTGTTGACTGATGTTTCATTGCCAGTTGTGCAGCCTATTGAAAAGTCTCACAGGAAACTGTCGAAGAAGCCAAACTTAGTCTCAGATAGGACTGTTTGCTTAGAAACGGATGGTGGCATGGATGGAAATGGCATGCCATGTGAAGCATCTAGAGTAGATGACTCGAGTTCTTCGCTTTGTGCAAAAGATGACGAGCGCGGACCAAAGTTATCTGATGGAATACAAAGTTCTGGTAGATTGGATTTTTTCAGTGGTTGTGGTAGTTCTGGTGAATTACCACGAAGCTTGGAAGTGTCGGAATTGCCTGATAACGGTAGCGAAAATGAAGGTCGAGACTTTTACGATTATATGAATCCCGCAAATTATGAATCGATAGGATCTGAAAGCTCACACAGTAATTCATCTGAGATTTTTTCTTGCCAAGAGGAGGATCATAATGAAGAAGCTCCTGGCCATGTCAGAAGGCCATCAATTGTAACTTTCCGTGACCCTGAATCAAATGATGTAGTGGACAATGAATCTGATGTATCTAACACTGACAGTAGTGTCCATGAGAGGCATATAGCTGTAAGGCCTGGGAAGAAAGGGACATGCTATCGTTGCATGAAGGGAAGTAGGCTTACGGAGAAGGAGGTTTGCATTGTTTGTGATGCAAAATACTGTTCAAATTGTGTGATAAGAGCTATGGGATCAATGCCAGAAGGAAGAAAATGTGTTACATGCATTGGTAAGAGGATTGATGAGTCAAGGCGAAAGACCTTGGGTAAATGCTCTCGGATGCTAAAGCATCTGTTGGCTGTGGTCGAAGTTGAACAGATAATGCGTTCTGAGAGATCATGTGTGGTGAATCAGCTACCACCAGAACTCATTTATGTAAATCGACAGCGTCTTTCCAAACAGGAGTTATTCCTACTGCTGACCTGTCCAAACCCAcccaaaaaactaaaaccagGAAACTATTGGTACGATAAAGTATCTGGTTTATGGGGAAAG GAAGGACACAAGCCTTGTCAAATAATCAGTCCCCAATTGACTGTCGGGGGTCACATCCAGGACGGTGCTAGCAATGGAAATACGAGCATAATGATAAATAATCGCAAGATAACTAAAGCAGAGCTCATTATGCTGCAG TGGGCAGGGGTGAAATGTGAAGGAGCAACTCACCTTTGGGTTAGTGCAGACGGGGCTTACCAGGAAGAGGGAATGAAtaacataaaaggaaaattatgGAATAAG ACTGGAATAAAGCTAATTTGTGCTGTCCTGTCTCTGCCAACTCCTCCTAATTCTGTCAGTCCAAGTGGGGAAGGAGTGAATGATGTTATGGCAAACAACCTCGAGCAGAAAACACTCTATAAGCTTCTTCTGGTTGGTCTTGAAAAATCCGGCACATGTACCATATTTAAACAG GCAAGAATTGTATACAGCGTTCCTTTTTCTGAAGATGAGCGTCAAAGTATCAAGTCTATTATTCAATGCAATTTGTATGGCTATCTGGGTATACTGCTTGAGGGGCGTGAAAGATTTGAAGAAGAATGCTTGATTGATAAAAGACGAAAGGTTGTGCACCGGCATGATTCTTTAG GTCAGATTGACTGTAAAACAATCTATTCTATTGGCCCAAGACTGAAAGCTTTCTCAGATTGGCTCCTCCAAGTAATAGCATCTGGCAATTTAGAATCCATGATCCCTGCTGCTGCTCGTGAATACGCACCTTTCGTTGAGGAGTTGTGGAGAGATGGAGCCTTCCAAGCCACATACAACAGGAGGAATGAACTCGAATTGCTACCAAGGGTTGCTACTTATTTCTTAGAACGG GCTGTTGAGGTTGCAAGGCCAGACTATCAGCCATCTGATATGGACATCTTGTATGCTGAGGGTTTTAGTTCATCCAAAGGGCTTTCTAGTATGGAATTTTCATTTCCTAAGGTGGCTCCAGATTTTTGCGAGAATATTGGCTATCAGCATGATCCCTTGCTGAG GTATCAACTTATCAGAGTTCATCCGACAACCCTCGGAGGAAATTGCAAAAGGCTGGAGATGTTTGAAGATGTTGATGTTGTcttattttgtgtttcattGATTGATTATGATGAGTTTTCTGAAGACAAGAATGGAGTTCTCATCAACAAGATGATTGCAAGCAGGCAGCTATTTGAACGCACGGCCACTCATCCAACTTTTGAAGAGAAGAAGTTCCTTCTTATACTGAATAAGTTTGACCTGCTCGAGGAAAAGATTGAACAGGTTCCGCTGACTCAATGCGAATGGTTTGATGACTTCAATCCTGTGATTGGCTACAATcccaacagcagcagcagcaccaatCCTTCATTGGCACGTCGTGCCTCCCAATATATTGCAGTAAAGTTCAAGAGATTGTTCAGAGATCTCACTGACAGGAAGCTGTTTGTTTCACTAGCTACTGGTTTGGAACCTGATAATGTTGATGAAGCTTTTAAATATGCAAGAGAGGTTCTGAAGTGGGAGCAAGAGGAACTTAACTACCCCAACAATGAGTTATCTTCGACTAGCATAGAGGCAAGTTCATCCTCATGA